Within Vigna unguiculata cultivar IT97K-499-35 chromosome 2, ASM411807v1, whole genome shotgun sequence, the genomic segment GGCCAGAGTAATggagaaaatgaagaatgagGTAGAAGGTCAGCGCCTACCATAACATCAGAGGatcggtggaccatctgggtctaAGCCGAGACACGAGGAGAGAAGGAAGCCTTATGACATACCTCATCATTAATCTTAGGCGTCTAGGGGTTTTCCTCCCCAACAAGGCCAAGTCTAGTGTTTCTTATGTGGAGGCCCCCATCTGAGGAGCGTTTGCCCATGCATGGAGGGTGATCGCATGTCCAATaattgtggcaaggaaggccactttggcaAGGACTGTCCCTCCCTTACTAAAGCAGTGACACGTGCTCCAATTCAGACTCCTGCACAGAATCAATAGAGGAATAggggcaacaggcctcaggcaaTGGGCAGAGTGTATGCGATGTCAGGAGTAGAGGCTGCAGGCTTAGGTAACCTGGTTATAGGGTATTGTGTGATTGCTGCAGTGAAttgttgtgtgttgtatgattttggagcgacacactcctttgtgtcagatGCATGTGTGAAACGTTTGGGTCTGCCAGTGTGTGAGCTTTAGTGTGAGCTTATGGTGTCTACTCCGACGTCGGGTTTAGTTAGGATATCGTCCTTATGTGCTAGgtgtccagtggaggtagagggacgcaagTATAAAGTGAACCTAATATGCCTACCTCTAcaagagttggaggtgatcttgggaatggattgaCTCTCTGCTAATCGCATTCTTATAGATTGCCGAGAGAAAAGGCTGTTGTTTCCCGACTTAAAGAAGCCTGAGTTGGTATCTTCTCAGGGAGTTATGAAGGAGATTCAGAGTGGCACACAGTGCTTCATAATTTTCACTCATATGGAGGTAGAGGAGAAGGAAGGGACATCGGTCATACCAGTAGTACATGAATTTGAAGACGTGTTCCCAAATGAAGTACCAAGGCTGCTTCCTAATAGAGAGGTGGATTTCTCAATTGACCCGGTGCCTGGAACCAGTCCAGTGTTGATGGCTTCGTACCGTATGGCTCCGGCGGAGTTAGTggaactcaagaaacagatagaggagTTGTTGAGGAAGCAGTTTATCTGACCCAGTACTTCGCCGTGGGGAGCACCAATATTGTTGGTGAAGAAAAAGGATGGAAGTTCGCGCCTATGTGTGGACTACAAGCAACTGAAtaagatgacgatcaagaataagtatctTCTCCCGAGAATggacgacttgatggatcagttgcatagGTCGTCGATGTTCTTGAAGATTGATTTGCAGTCGGGATACCATCAAATTCTAGTGAAGGcagatgatgtgcagaagacgacCTTCAGGTCTCGATATGGACACTACGAGTACGTGGTCATGCCTTTTGGGGTGACCAATGCTCTGGctgtgttcatggactacatgaataggattttcAAACCATTCttggataagtttgtcgtagtcttcatagacgacatacttatctattccaggactcaggaggagcacgcagaacacctgaggttggtacTTAGTGTTCTGAGAGAGAAGCAGTTATACGCTAAGTTatccaagtgtgaattctggatggACGAAGTGCAATTCTTGGG encodes:
- the LOC114173534 gene encoding uncharacterized protein LOC114173534, which codes for MGRVYAMSGVEAAGLGNLVIGYCVIAAVNCCVLYDFGATHSFVSDACVKRLGLPVYCREKRLLFPDLKKPELVSSQGVMKEIQSGTQCFIIFTHMEVEEKEGTSVIPVVHEFEDVFPNEVPRLLPNREVDFSIDPVPGTSPVLMASYRMAPAELVELKKQIEELLRKQFI